A window from Polynucleobacter sp. MWH-UH25E encodes these proteins:
- a CDS encoding efflux RND transporter permease subunit: MNWTDIFIRRPVLSLVVSALVLVFGLKAIGSLPVNQYPQTQNAIVTITTAYYGADPETIAGFITQPLEASIAQAQGIDYLSSTSVSGVSTIIATLKLNYDSNSALTQIQTQISAVKNQLPPQAQQPVLTVQVGQSTAAMYMGFYSDQLPNNAITDYLLRVVKPKLDSVEGVQNAEIIGGRKFALRAWLDREKMAGLGVGADDVYSAMSANNYLSAVGSTKGDMVSVDLVAGTDLHTLEEFRKLVVKKDGVNIVYLDQVANVSLGSEDYNTNVAFSGKQSVFIGIKVAPQANLLDVAQRVRDVVPDIQKQLPIGMNGQIVYDSTEFITSSIDEVISTLLEALVIVTVVIYLFLGSVRAVAVPVIAMPLSLIGTFFLMQILGYSINLLTLLALVLAIGLVVDDAIIVVENVDRHMKEGKSPLEASLIAARELGSPILAMTVVLIAVYIPIGFQGGLTGALFTEFAFTLASAVAVSGLIALTLSPMMCSRIFTEEQEASSFVHKIDQIFDKVHHSYQSTLRDLLSTWQVIIVMGAILLGGVAYLYATARAELAPTEDQGIVLMQASGPPNSTVNQMQTYADQIYAIAAAEPEYEQAFQITSPTSSFGGILLKDWSSRSRNATKFQEDMQQKWNTIAGARVAAFQFPALPGAQGLPVQVVINTTESYEQLNEVSQTVLDKARRSGNFFFVDSDLKIDKPQDVLVIDREKVAALGMTQQQVGAALSAALGGGYVNYFSVSGRSYRVIPQVKQVDRLNPDQILDYYIRTPSGAMIQARTIASIKQRVVPQSINHFQQLNSATISGVSTPFISQADLLEYMRQTLKEVAPNGYSMDYAGPSRQFMSESGGFLVTMFFAILIVFLVLAAQFESFRDPIVILVSVPLALFGALIFINLGFTTLNVYTQVGLVTLMGLISKHGILIVEFANELQEAGRSKLDAIVEASSVRLRPILMTTAAMVLGVVPLVIASGAGAAGRQSMGIVIFTGLSIGTLFTLFVVPAMYLYMGADHHQKKFKQE, encoded by the coding sequence ATGAATTGGACAGATATATTCATCCGCAGGCCAGTGTTATCACTGGTGGTCAGTGCGCTGGTGCTCGTTTTTGGTTTGAAGGCGATTGGTTCTTTGCCAGTTAACCAATATCCACAAACACAAAATGCCATCGTTACGATAACTACCGCTTACTACGGTGCTGACCCGGAAACGATCGCTGGTTTTATTACGCAACCTTTAGAGGCTTCAATCGCTCAAGCTCAGGGCATTGATTATCTTTCCTCAACTAGCGTGAGCGGTGTCTCCACCATCATTGCGACACTCAAACTGAACTATGACTCGAACTCGGCATTAACGCAGATTCAGACGCAGATTAGTGCGGTAAAGAATCAGCTGCCCCCGCAAGCGCAACAACCTGTATTGACCGTTCAAGTGGGTCAATCAACTGCTGCAATGTATATGGGTTTTTATAGTGATCAGTTGCCCAACAATGCGATCACGGATTATTTATTGCGAGTTGTAAAGCCTAAGTTAGATTCTGTTGAGGGTGTACAAAACGCGGAGATTATTGGTGGTAGGAAGTTCGCTCTACGTGCTTGGTTGGATCGTGAAAAAATGGCTGGTCTTGGTGTTGGCGCAGATGATGTGTATAGCGCCATGTCAGCAAATAACTATTTATCTGCAGTGGGCAGCACAAAAGGCGATATGGTTTCTGTTGACCTGGTTGCTGGTACTGACCTGCACACATTGGAAGAGTTTCGCAAGCTAGTGGTGAAGAAGGATGGCGTCAATATTGTTTACTTAGACCAGGTGGCGAATGTCTCTCTAGGCTCCGAAGACTACAACACCAATGTGGCTTTCAGCGGTAAACAATCTGTATTTATTGGCATTAAGGTTGCGCCACAAGCCAATTTGCTTGATGTGGCCCAGCGCGTAAGAGACGTGGTTCCAGATATCCAGAAACAATTGCCGATTGGCATGAATGGTCAAATTGTTTATGACTCCACAGAATTTATTACTAGCTCGATTGATGAAGTGATCTCAACCTTGCTTGAGGCCTTAGTCATCGTGACAGTTGTGATTTACTTGTTCTTGGGAAGTGTTCGCGCGGTAGCAGTGCCTGTAATCGCGATGCCTTTGTCTTTAATTGGTACTTTCTTCTTGATGCAAATATTGGGCTACTCCATTAATTTGCTCACACTCTTGGCATTGGTTCTAGCAATTGGTCTAGTAGTGGACGATGCCATCATCGTTGTCGAGAACGTTGATAGGCATATGAAGGAAGGTAAATCGCCTTTGGAAGCCTCCTTAATCGCAGCTCGTGAATTGGGTAGTCCAATTTTGGCGATGACGGTTGTATTGATCGCTGTATATATTCCGATTGGTTTTCAGGGCGGTCTAACCGGAGCTCTTTTTACGGAATTTGCATTTACCTTAGCCAGCGCTGTAGCGGTATCGGGCTTGATTGCATTAACTTTGTCACCAATGATGTGCTCGCGTATTTTTACCGAAGAGCAAGAAGCCTCTTCTTTTGTGCATAAGATCGATCAGATATTTGATAAAGTGCATCACAGCTATCAATCCACTTTGCGCGACTTATTAAGTACCTGGCAAGTCATTATTGTGATGGGCGCTATTTTGCTTGGTGGAGTTGCTTATCTTTATGCCACTGCGCGCGCTGAATTAGCGCCAACGGAAGATCAGGGCATTGTGTTGATGCAGGCATCTGGCCCGCCAAACAGTACTGTGAATCAGATGCAAACTTATGCAGATCAAATTTACGCAATTGCTGCAGCTGAACCAGAATATGAACAAGCGTTTCAGATAACTAGTCCAACATCCAGCTTTGGCGGCATTTTGTTAAAAGATTGGAGCTCACGCAGTCGCAACGCGACCAAGTTCCAAGAAGATATGCAGCAAAAGTGGAATACGATTGCGGGTGCGCGCGTAGCCGCATTCCAGTTCCCCGCTCTACCTGGAGCCCAAGGTTTGCCGGTTCAGGTTGTAATTAATACTACTGAGTCGTATGAGCAATTGAATGAGGTGTCCCAGACGGTTTTGGATAAAGCACGTCGCAGTGGCAACTTCTTCTTTGTAGACTCCGACTTAAAGATTGATAAGCCGCAAGATGTTCTTGTGATCGATCGCGAGAAGGTGGCTGCTTTAGGAATGACGCAGCAGCAGGTTGGTGCAGCGCTCTCTGCGGCTTTGGGTGGTGGTTATGTGAACTATTTTTCTGTCTCAGGTCGTTCATATCGAGTGATCCCACAAGTGAAGCAAGTGGATCGTTTAAACCCAGATCAGATATTGGATTACTACATCCGCACTCCAAGTGGCGCGATGATTCAGGCGCGGACGATTGCTAGCATTAAACAGCGCGTTGTACCGCAATCGATTAATCACTTCCAACAATTAAACTCTGCAACCATTTCTGGAGTGAGTACACCGTTTATCTCCCAAGCAGATTTGCTGGAGTACATGCGTCAGACTCTAAAAGAAGTCGCTCCAAATGGTTACTCCATGGACTATGCGGGCCCTTCACGTCAGTTTATGTCTGAGTCAGGCGGCTTTCTTGTAACAATGTTCTTTGCAATTTTGATTGTTTTTCTGGTACTTGCGGCGCAGTTTGAAAGCTTCCGCGATCCAATTGTTATTCTGGTGTCTGTTCCCTTAGCTCTTTTTGGCGCTTTGATTTTTATTAATCTGGGCTTCACTACCTTGAACGTTTACACGCAGGTAGGTCTTGTCACCTTAATGGGCTTGATTAGTAAGCATGGTATTTTGATTGTTGAATTTGCAAATGAATTGCAAGAAGCCGGCCGTAGCAAATTAGATGCGATTGTTGAAGCAAGTAGCGTTCGTTTAAGACCAATCTTGATGACTACTGCAGCGATGGTACTTGGCGTTGTGCCTTTGGTAATTGCCTCTGGAGCAGGTGCAGCCGGCCGTCAATCTATGGGAATCGTGATCTTCACAGGCCTATCAATCGGCACCTTGTTCACGCTCTTTGTAGTGCCTGCGATGTATCTGTATATGGGCGCTGATCACCACCAGAAGAAATTCAAGCAAGAATAA